Proteins from a single region of Pseudomonas sp. BSw22131:
- a CDS encoding GPO family capsid scaffolding protein, with protein MNRLFELFQVPIVAAIVTSRRAMYLMPRTLVSDWKRVATSGKTSDGRTIAPQDLHDMAEAYDPAIYTAVIWYEHIRYMGNFGSVTEVKAEDVDGGKVGLFARLQPNDRLLQLNKEAQKLFTSVEIEPNFADTGKPYLRGLAVTDEPASLGTEPLHFSRRATNGNHFGSLEPLGDLTPAEVSEASALSFLTRLFKSVAQDAPTIPLTPDPETSTMDPKTAEAFAAAVDKLGNVATRLETSAATFATQKTEPEKTELTPPEATTESVAGNAITVEQFNELKGSLDQLAENFNTALNKGKGQDVPNTIGAVTDEPEPVY; from the coding sequence TTGAACCGTTTGTTTGAGCTGTTTCAGGTGCCTATCGTGGCGGCAATTGTTACCTCACGCCGAGCGATGTACCTCATGCCCCGCACCCTTGTCTCTGATTGGAAACGTGTCGCCACCAGCGGCAAAACCTCGGACGGCCGCACCATTGCCCCGCAGGATCTGCACGACATGGCCGAGGCTTACGACCCGGCAATCTACACAGCCGTGATCTGGTACGAGCACATCCGCTACATGGGCAATTTCGGCAGCGTGACTGAGGTGAAAGCCGAGGACGTCGACGGTGGCAAGGTTGGCTTGTTTGCCAGGTTGCAACCCAACGACCGGCTGCTGCAGCTCAACAAAGAAGCGCAGAAGCTGTTCACCAGCGTCGAGATCGAGCCTAACTTCGCCGACACCGGCAAACCCTACCTGCGCGGCTTGGCCGTTACCGATGAACCCGCAAGCCTGGGCACGGAGCCGCTACATTTCTCTCGCCGCGCCACTAACGGCAACCACTTTGGTTCGCTGGAGCCGCTGGGCGACCTCACGCCCGCCGAGGTCTCCGAAGCGTCCGCCCTCTCTTTCCTGACCCGACTCTTCAAAAGCGTCGCTCAAGACGCGCCAACCATACCCCTTACACCTGACCCCGAGACCTCCACCATGGACCCGAAAACCGCCGAGGCCTTCGCTGCGGCCGTGGACAAGCTTGGCAACGTGGCAACCCGCCTCGAAACCAGTGCGGCCACCTTCGCCACGCAAAAGACCGAACCTGAAAAGACCGAGCTGACGCCGCCCGAAGCAACGACGGAAAGCGTTGCCGGCAACGCGATTACCGTCGAGCAATTCAACGAGCTCAAGGGCTCGCTGGATCAACTGGCCGAAAACTTCAACACCGCGCTGAACAAGGGCAAGGGCCAAGACGTGCCCAATACCATTGGCGCGGTGACTGATGAACCGGAGCCCGTTTACTGA
- a CDS encoding phage major capsid protein, P2 family, translating to MMSQLSPKARQTYHALQDSVARTYGVTSAREEFNVEPTLAQTLNDRITLSSAFLQRINVIGVTEIKGEKVMMGVNGTVTGRTNTDAKDREPRNVLGLDGLGYELHDTHSDVTLKFSTIDAWAKFKDFAKRYSAAVLRQIGLDRLMIGWHGVEAKADTDRTANPLLQDVNKGWMQIVREQAPQQILVEGKVARKIQIGGLGDYANLDALVFDVSLMIDEEFRDGGDLVALIGRDLLAHDKGKLYAAQGHTPTEKERIELAQVVATYGGLPSYTCPHFPSTGVVVTSFDNLSIYFQDTSWRRYLLENPKRSRTEDYNSRNEGYVVEQLGKFAGIEPTNVEFVADKAPIAPEDPGEGEA from the coding sequence CTGATGAGTCAACTCAGCCCCAAAGCCCGCCAGACCTACCACGCCCTACAGGACAGTGTCGCGCGCACCTACGGCGTGACGAGTGCGCGAGAGGAGTTCAACGTCGAGCCGACGCTGGCCCAGACACTCAACGATCGCATCACCTTGAGTTCTGCATTTCTACAGCGGATCAACGTCATCGGTGTGACTGAAATCAAGGGCGAAAAGGTCATGATGGGCGTGAACGGCACAGTGACCGGGCGCACCAATACGGACGCCAAAGATCGCGAGCCGCGTAACGTGCTCGGACTGGACGGATTGGGTTACGAGCTGCATGACACCCACAGTGACGTCACGCTGAAATTCTCTACCATCGACGCCTGGGCCAAGTTCAAAGACTTTGCCAAACGCTACAGCGCAGCTGTGCTGCGTCAGATCGGGCTCGACCGCCTAATGATCGGCTGGCACGGCGTGGAAGCAAAGGCCGACACCGATCGAACAGCCAATCCGCTGCTGCAGGATGTTAATAAGGGCTGGATGCAGATCGTTCGCGAACAGGCACCGCAGCAGATACTCGTCGAAGGTAAGGTGGCCAGGAAAATCCAGATTGGTGGTCTCGGTGACTATGCCAACCTCGATGCCCTGGTATTCGATGTGTCGCTGATGATCGATGAGGAGTTCCGCGACGGCGGTGACCTGGTAGCCCTCATTGGCCGCGACCTGCTGGCGCATGACAAAGGCAAGCTGTATGCCGCGCAGGGCCATACACCGACTGAGAAAGAGCGCATTGAGCTGGCCCAGGTCGTTGCCACCTATGGGGGATTACCTTCCTATACCTGTCCGCACTTCCCATCGACCGGCGTGGTTGTCACCTCGTTCGACAACCTGTCCATTTACTTCCAGGACACTTCGTGGCGCCGGTACTTGCTGGAGAACCCTAAACGGTCTCGCACCGAGGACTACAACAGCCGCAACGAAGGGTACGTAGTCGAGCAGCTCGGCAAGTTCGCCGGCATCGAGCCCACCAATGTCGAGTTTGTTGCCGACAAAGCGCCGATTGCTCCGGAAGATCCAGGTGAGGGTGAAGCATGA
- the gpM gene encoding phage terminase small subunit, translating to MSLALNHKKRTLQHGPAVNSAKSETYTPGTALAGPANAQKHLALMISALAEDCSRLSDLNSMSDRQRLKRDELLPKYLEYVQRYRESGLNHPNPVLMQVLVWLFDTEQFEPALELADFAIQQKQVMPERFRRDIPTFIADTVMDWADAEYKAGRSPEPYISQLLPRVEAEWKLFEKIPARYHKLLGLIAFDQEAWAKAIAHFERATALFPAIGVKTKHDDATKALRKQQAGAE from the coding sequence ATGAGCCTGGCCCTGAACCATAAGAAACGAACCCTGCAGCATGGCCCAGCGGTCAATTCGGCTAAGTCCGAGACCTACACGCCAGGAACGGCGTTGGCTGGCCCTGCCAATGCCCAAAAGCACCTGGCGTTGATGATCAGCGCGCTGGCCGAGGACTGCTCCAGGCTGTCGGATCTCAACTCGATGTCCGATCGCCAACGGCTGAAACGTGACGAGCTTTTGCCCAAGTACCTGGAGTACGTACAGCGTTACCGCGAGTCCGGTCTGAACCACCCCAATCCGGTGCTGATGCAGGTTCTGGTCTGGTTGTTCGATACCGAGCAATTCGAACCGGCGCTGGAGCTGGCCGACTTCGCCATTCAGCAAAAGCAAGTCATGCCGGAGCGTTTCCGCCGAGATATCCCGACTTTCATCGCTGACACCGTCATGGATTGGGCGGACGCCGAATACAAGGCGGGTCGCAGCCCAGAGCCTTACATCTCACAGCTGCTGCCGCGCGTAGAAGCCGAGTGGAAGCTGTTCGAGAAAATTCCTGCGCGCTACCACAAGTTGCTCGGATTGATCGCGTTCGACCAGGAGGCGTGGGCTAAAGCGATTGCTCACTTTGAGCGAGCGACGGCGCTCTTCCCCGCAATCGGTGTGAAGACCAAACACGATGACGCCACAAAGGCGCTGCGCAAGCAGCAAGCAGGCGCCGAGTAA
- a CDS encoding head completion/stabilization protein encodes MSFSGKPTALINQPIANDGFWPDLDVAEFQKGYRLPAEYLVDLLVDGISQAMGEVNVDLARRKTAWQSVGIDNVAAADPMILPERTFMALSYKRAVYCRAKAYLLSQFATVIRRDSAENLAKEAPQTHEQFLSFSQQAVRLIQGRSRVTAELI; translated from the coding sequence ATGAGTTTTTCCGGTAAACCCACCGCCTTGATCAATCAGCCCATTGCCAACGACGGCTTCTGGCCTGACCTGGACGTGGCTGAATTTCAGAAAGGGTATCGCCTGCCGGCGGAGTACCTGGTGGATCTGCTGGTGGACGGCATTTCGCAGGCGATGGGCGAGGTCAATGTCGACCTGGCCCGACGCAAGACGGCGTGGCAAAGCGTCGGCATAGACAACGTTGCCGCTGCGGATCCAATGATTCTGCCGGAGCGGACTTTCATGGCCCTCAGCTACAAGCGCGCCGTGTACTGCCGAGCGAAAGCGTATTTGCTTAGCCAGTTCGCAACGGTCATCCGTCGCGACTCTGCCGAGAATCTGGCCAAAGAGGCACCGCAGACCCACGAGCAGTTTCTGTCTTTCAGTCAGCAGGCCGTGCGGTTGATTCAAGGCCGCAGCCGGGTCACGGCGGAGTTGATCTGA
- a CDS encoding phage tail protein: MEKLRTLTRYLVERCMVPAEQIDSWAEQVSLPLYWKPTEKGLHMGDMRYRAVISIERFADNPARLMALVGSWLEVCDQDRANDDLAVPVFEIDQVTADEADVELQLDFIEPLHLSETDDGEIHAFGKRWALVPFDLWIAERGAVISDRAAP; the protein is encoded by the coding sequence ATGGAAAAACTTAGGACGCTCACGCGATACCTGGTCGAGCGCTGCATGGTCCCGGCCGAGCAAATCGACAGCTGGGCGGAACAGGTCAGTTTGCCGCTGTACTGGAAGCCGACTGAAAAAGGGCTGCACATGGGCGACATGCGCTATCGGGCCGTGATCTCGATAGAACGCTTTGCCGACAATCCGGCACGCCTGATGGCCCTGGTTGGATCTTGGCTGGAGGTTTGCGACCAGGATCGCGCAAACGACGATTTGGCGGTGCCGGTGTTCGAGATTGATCAGGTCACTGCTGATGAAGCCGATGTCGAGCTGCAGCTTGATTTCATCGAGCCGCTGCACCTCAGCGAAACCGACGACGGCGAGATTCATGCGTTCGGCAAGCGATGGGCTCTCGTGCCGTTCGACCTGTGGATTGCTGAGCGGGGGGCTGTGATCAGTGACCGCGCCGCCCCTTGA
- a CDS encoding phage virion morphogenesis protein has product MTAPPLDFDIRGLLNAQEKLQLLALPASKRRRLLNNASKRLRTPNRKRIRDQRNVDGSAYAPRKARRKRKMLSGLGKGLQVTRLSADQAVLGWQNRLVSRIAAEHQHGQTETMTLARLRRLGKSPDYGMPATRQQARALLKAGYQIRNGKRWKRPAPRWIVENLKSGQAGLILAQLEGHTKKQSWKIALPARDVLGATADQVREILSTVLQQTLNAPR; this is encoded by the coding sequence GTGACCGCGCCGCCCCTTGATTTCGACATCCGGGGCTTGCTCAACGCCCAGGAGAAGTTACAGCTCTTGGCGCTGCCAGCATCCAAGCGACGCAGGCTGCTCAACAACGCCAGCAAACGGCTGCGCACCCCGAATCGCAAGCGTATCCGCGATCAGCGCAACGTCGACGGTTCGGCCTACGCCCCCCGTAAAGCGCGTCGCAAACGCAAGATGCTAAGTGGTTTGGGCAAAGGCCTGCAGGTCACACGTCTGAGCGCCGACCAGGCCGTGCTCGGATGGCAAAACCGCCTTGTTTCTCGAATCGCCGCCGAGCATCAGCACGGCCAGACCGAGACGATGACACTGGCCCGATTACGCCGGTTGGGTAAAAGCCCCGATTACGGGATGCCTGCGACCAGGCAGCAGGCACGAGCGTTGCTCAAGGCGGGTTATCAGATCCGCAATGGCAAACGCTGGAAGCGGCCTGCGCCGCGATGGATCGTCGAGAACCTCAAGAGCGGTCAGGCAGGTTTGATCCTCGCCCAGCTCGAAGGCCACACCAAAAAACAAAGCTGGAAGATTGCGCTTCCCGCCCGCGACGTATTGGGCGCGACTGCAGACCAGGTGCGCGAAATCCTCAGCACCGTCTTACAGCAAACCCTTAATGCCCCACGATAG
- a CDS encoding DUF2586 domain-containing protein, whose amino-acid sequence MAQGKVSVNNLNLGQGPVTEIERYFLFIGPASKNVGKLMALNTDSDLDIDLGDSDSDLKTQITAARLNGGNRWACMAAPLAEDGDWSDALDMAQREGVSVEAVVITKPVTDGTELAAMHAAAVSLNNQYGRRVFVMAASAGITADKDWAAYLGEQRTVTKDLSAALVMVVPQLHGNDLGVLAGRLANAAVSIADSPMRVATGALVGLGAVPVDSEGQSLPSSVLAELDKARLSVPQTYPDYPGVYWGDANMLDAPGSDFGVIENLRIVDKAARRVRILLIRMVADRTVNSTPNSMASTTLRLMRPLREMSRSATFAGLQFPGDIQPPKDGDIVLIWKTRTTIEAYIKLRPYNCPKDLTANIALDLSLEDEE is encoded by the coding sequence ATGGCTCAAGGCAAAGTCAGCGTCAACAACCTGAATCTGGGTCAAGGCCCGGTCACGGAGATTGAACGCTATTTTCTATTCATCGGGCCGGCGTCGAAAAACGTCGGGAAATTGATGGCGCTGAACACTGACAGCGATCTGGATATCGACCTGGGCGACTCTGACTCCGACCTTAAAACCCAGATCACCGCGGCTCGCTTGAATGGCGGTAATCGCTGGGCCTGCATGGCGGCGCCGCTGGCTGAGGATGGTGACTGGTCAGACGCTTTGGACATGGCTCAGCGCGAAGGTGTCTCGGTCGAGGCGGTGGTCATCACCAAGCCAGTAACTGACGGCACTGAACTGGCTGCAATGCACGCAGCGGCCGTGTCACTGAACAATCAGTATGGCCGCCGCGTGTTTGTGATGGCTGCCAGCGCCGGCATTACCGCTGATAAAGACTGGGCGGCGTACCTGGGCGAGCAACGCACCGTCACGAAAGACCTTTCCGCTGCACTGGTGATGGTCGTGCCACAACTGCACGGAAACGATCTGGGTGTATTGGCCGGCCGGTTAGCCAACGCTGCCGTGAGTATCGCCGACAGCCCGATGCGCGTAGCCACAGGCGCATTGGTCGGGCTCGGAGCTGTGCCAGTAGACAGTGAAGGCCAGTCACTGCCCTCGTCCGTTTTGGCAGAGCTCGACAAGGCGCGTCTGTCGGTCCCGCAGACCTACCCCGATTACCCCGGAGTGTACTGGGGCGATGCCAACATGCTCGATGCGCCTGGCAGCGATTTCGGCGTCATCGAAAACCTGCGCATCGTCGACAAGGCCGCTCGGCGTGTCCGCATATTACTGATTCGCATGGTCGCGGATCGCACAGTCAACAGCACCCCCAACAGCATGGCGAGCACCACCCTCAGGTTGATGCGACCGCTGCGGGAAATGTCGCGCTCGGCGACGTTTGCCGGCCTGCAATTCCCTGGCGATATACAGCCCCCAAAAGACGGCGACATCGTTCTGATCTGGAAAACCCGAACCACGATTGAGGCCTACATCAAATTGCGCCCCTACAACTGCCCCAAGGACTTGACCGCGAACATCGCGCTCGACCTGTCTTTAGAGGACGAGGAGTAA
- a CDS encoding phage protein encodes MARISGMNFDVTLGDLQVHMEKASLDITDNSAVAQTKGVPDGHVDGDVAASGEFELDSQNFGLLIEAARRAGSFRKLEPFDTLFFAKTATDELRVEAFGCKVKIASLLDIDPKGGSKSTHKVPFDVTSPDFIHINGVPYLDATEIEGLS; translated from the coding sequence ATGGCCCGTATCAGCGGTATGAATTTTGACGTCACCCTGGGCGATCTACAGGTGCACATGGAGAAAGCGTCTCTCGACATCACTGACAACAGCGCAGTGGCCCAGACAAAGGGCGTACCTGATGGCCACGTCGACGGCGACGTGGCTGCCAGCGGCGAGTTTGAGCTCGACAGCCAGAACTTTGGCCTGCTGATTGAGGCTGCTCGCCGCGCAGGCTCGTTTAGAAAGCTTGAGCCTTTCGACACCCTGTTTTTTGCGAAGACCGCAACCGACGAGCTGCGTGTAGAGGCCTTTGGCTGCAAGGTGAAGATCGCCAGTTTGCTGGACATCGATCCAAAGGGCGGCAGCAAGTCCACTCACAAGGTGCCGTTTGACGTCACCAGTCCGGACTTCATCCATATCAACGGTGTGCCGTACCTCGACGCTACCGAGATCGAGGGGCTGAGCTGA
- a CDS encoding TraR/DksA family transcriptional regulator, which produces MVDSFDRAQALEQRQRDEALKVQLARFCPTGPSLRHCKDCGQNIPPARQALGGITRCVLCQSAFERRGRR; this is translated from the coding sequence ATGGTTGACTCGTTCGACCGCGCCCAGGCACTGGAGCAACGTCAGCGCGATGAGGCGCTCAAGGTCCAGCTCGCCCGCTTTTGCCCGACCGGTCCGAGCCTGCGCCATTGCAAAGACTGCGGTCAGAACATACCGCCAGCGCGACAGGCGTTGGGCGGGATCACCCGATGCGTACTGTGCCAAAGCGCATTCGAACGGAGGGGCCGTAGATGA
- a CDS encoding lysozyme yields the protein MSLRGKIGAGAIALASTPLILFLGTWEGTGQNIVYGDKLARGLPTVCKGLTEHTSPYPLVIGDFWSDARCAEVESLVIRKGQLALADCLTNQQIGQNTFDALSSHAHNVGTSNTCASRAVGLINAGHLAEGCKALAWAPNGTTPVWAYVTDAAGQKHFVPGLHSRRRAEARLCIQ from the coding sequence ATGAGTCTGCGCGGCAAGATCGGCGCCGGTGCAATTGCGTTGGCCAGCACCCCATTGATCCTGTTCCTAGGCACATGGGAAGGCACCGGCCAAAACATTGTTTATGGCGACAAGCTGGCCCGGGGACTTCCCACTGTTTGCAAAGGGCTCACCGAGCACACAAGCCCATATCCCCTGGTAATCGGTGATTTTTGGTCTGACGCACGATGTGCAGAAGTGGAAAGCCTGGTCATCCGGAAAGGGCAGCTCGCTCTGGCTGACTGCCTGACGAACCAACAGATCGGCCAGAACACGTTCGACGCGCTGAGCAGTCACGCGCACAACGTGGGTACTTCAAACACCTGTGCCAGTCGAGCCGTGGGCCTCATAAACGCCGGCCATTTAGCAGAAGGCTGCAAAGCCCTGGCATGGGCGCCCAATGGAACTACGCCCGTTTGGGCTTACGTCACCGACGCTGCGGGACAAAAGCACTTTGTGCCCGGTTTGCACAGTCGGCGTCGTGCCGAGGCGAGGCTTTGCATCCAATGA
- a CDS encoding lysis system i-spanin subunit Rz has protein sequence MIVSPLRLALVLVFAGLLSRVAFDWITDQRDEALRERDNARDELQGMREAARISGEMLAARDQVDLQRTKELKSEQDQNLALRRDVVDGRKRLRLHATCSVPVVPDSARSSSVVDADTAELAGNARPDYFTLRDQLALSKQMILGLQDHIRLTSRRSQHQSNLKMENSP, from the coding sequence ATGATTGTCAGCCCGCTGCGCCTTGCTTTGGTTCTGGTTTTCGCCGGTTTGTTAAGCCGGGTTGCCTTCGACTGGATCACCGACCAGCGCGATGAAGCCCTGCGCGAGCGCGATAACGCCCGGGACGAACTTCAGGGCATGCGTGAGGCCGCGAGAATAAGCGGCGAAATGCTTGCGGCCCGCGACCAAGTAGACCTCCAGCGAACAAAGGAACTGAAAAGTGAGCAGGACCAGAACCTGGCTTTGCGCCGCGACGTTGTGGATGGCCGTAAGCGGCTGCGCCTCCACGCCACCTGCAGCGTCCCAGTCGTGCCCGACTCTGCCCGCTCCAGCAGCGTGGTTGATGCAGACACCGCCGAACTCGCAGGAAACGCTAGACCGGATTATTTCACCCTCCGAGATCAGCTCGCCCTGAGCAAGCAAATGATCCTTGGCCTGCAGGACCACATTCGTTTGACGAGCCGACGCTCGCAACATCAATCCAACCTGAAAATGGAAAACAGCCCATGA
- a CDS encoding putative phage tail assembly chaperone, which produces MTDAARDITMTVGETDFTFTLTPQDVTKYFNAVTPNNKVAPSNNLLTTTVKQEDLASLRPLLRNPVLTMQLAGALLEEYGPDVEIVVKKPLIGRTD; this is translated from the coding sequence ATGACCGATGCAGCACGTGACATCACCATGACCGTCGGAGAAACCGATTTCACGTTCACCCTGACTCCCCAGGACGTGACCAAGTACTTCAACGCCGTGACACCGAACAACAAAGTGGCTCCCTCGAACAACCTGCTGACCACCACCGTAAAACAGGAGGACCTAGCGAGCCTGCGTCCTTTGCTACGCAATCCGGTGTTGACCATGCAACTGGCCGGCGCGCTCCTCGAGGAGTACGGGCCTGACGTTGAGATCGTCGTAAAAAAGCCCTTGATCGGGCGGACCGATTGA
- a CDS encoding DUF6890 family protein, with amino-acid sequence MALVDRWLPGSEPTAHNLGTAKYLEDEHWKRMEIAVSNGIAKALKG; translated from the coding sequence ATGGCCTTAGTAGACCGCTGGTTGCCCGGCAGTGAGCCTACGGCCCACAACCTCGGCACCGCAAAGTACTTGGAAGACGAGCATTGGAAGCGCATGGAAATCGCCGTCTCCAACGGCATTGCCAAGGCGTTGAAGGGTTAA
- a CDS encoding DNA-methyltransferase yields the protein MKNHLYQGDCLKFLATLDAGSVDALITDPPYSSGGLHIGARQRSPSTKYVQPGQLTTFAEFTGDNRDQRSQLSWYVLWLSEAFRVLKQGAPVCLFSDWRQLPLTTDALQAAGFTWRGIAVWDKTEGVRPQSGRFRSQAEYIIWGSKEGMPLDREAPVLPGVFRHPILRADKFHMTGKPTALMREVVKICERGGRILDPFAGSGTTLLAAALEGYEWLGSEMLDHNISICRERLATAASEAE from the coding sequence ATGAAAAACCACCTTTACCAGGGCGATTGCCTCAAGTTTCTGGCAACCCTTGATGCCGGATCAGTTGATGCGCTGATCACCGATCCGCCGTATTCCAGCGGTGGATTACACATCGGGGCGCGGCAGCGCTCACCGTCGACGAAATACGTCCAACCGGGACAACTGACCACCTTTGCGGAATTCACCGGGGACAACCGCGATCAGCGCTCCCAGTTGAGCTGGTACGTACTGTGGCTTTCAGAGGCTTTCCGCGTTTTAAAACAGGGAGCACCGGTATGTCTGTTTAGCGATTGGCGACAACTGCCGCTCACCACTGACGCTTTGCAAGCGGCCGGATTTACGTGGCGCGGCATCGCTGTCTGGGACAAGACCGAAGGTGTCCGGCCTCAGTCCGGCCGTTTTCGTTCGCAGGCTGAGTACATCATCTGGGGTAGTAAGGAAGGTATGCCACTGGACCGCGAGGCGCCGGTATTACCGGGCGTATTCCGTCATCCGATTTTGAGGGCAGACAAGTTCCATATGACGGGTAAGCCAACAGCTTTGATGCGTGAGGTCGTAAAGATCTGCGAGCGTGGCGGGCGGATCCTTGACCCATTCGCCGGATCGGGCACCACATTGTTGGCCGCCGCCCTGGAAGGTTATGAGTGGCTGGGCAGCGAGATGCTCGATCACAACATCTCAATCTGTCGCGAGCGGTTGGCAACCGCTGCATCAGAAGCCGAGTAA
- a CDS encoding phage tail tape measure protein has protein sequence MASGTTSKLDFVLRLVDQVTKPLGRVNQSFSQLGQQGANGIKQMGVGLGGLVGTGYALQQSLQPALAQNAALGTVKSLGVAGDALDLLNTKSLRFSIAYGENATAFVSSAYDIQSAIAGLTGTQLAAFTGASNVLAKATKADAATITNYVGTMYGIFKGQADSMGKAEWVENLAGTTALAVQMFKTTGAQMSAAFTGIGANATAAGVGLSEQMAILGTLQSTMSGGEAGTKYKAFLSGVGNAQDKLGLKFTDSQGRLLPMLNILDKLKLKFGDTLTVADSDVLKKAFGSDEAVGLIKLLMNDTAGLANSMDQLGKVKGMAQAETMAKAMVDPWQRFNSAVEAVRIAFGQKLLPTLNPLIERLAEGGSSLVRWTTLFPNLTRVIGLTVLGVVVLTAAVSLMTFVFGVWRTAAVPVLMLWKLMTAASLGNTRAYMVNAAAMTLSWMRMAVLVIWLRSATASMMIWQAAIWLTNTALWANPVTWIVVGIIALVAVIIAAVYYWDEWTGALLNSDAFIWVSDQLTALSSWFDSMGGWSGMATAAWDGIVAIFHSSINELIAMLNKIPGVDIKAKFGEMPAGPDLSSLEAAKRAQQTISAAIPSLSPSRASAVPPGGLLTSIQNSTTQNNGKQVETVNIYTNKPMTTHELQGLMDMAG, from the coding sequence ATGGCCTCTGGAACCACCAGCAAACTGGACTTTGTCCTGCGCCTCGTCGACCAGGTCACCAAGCCTCTGGGCCGGGTGAACCAAAGCTTTAGCCAGTTGGGCCAACAAGGCGCCAACGGAATCAAACAGATGGGCGTCGGCCTGGGTGGATTGGTTGGCACTGGGTACGCGTTGCAGCAATCACTGCAACCGGCGCTGGCTCAAAACGCTGCCCTAGGCACAGTCAAGAGCTTGGGCGTAGCCGGTGATGCTCTGGATCTGCTCAACACCAAGTCCCTGCGGTTCAGCATTGCCTATGGCGAAAACGCCACCGCCTTTGTCAGTTCGGCGTACGACATTCAGAGCGCAATCGCTGGGCTGACTGGCACGCAGTTGGCGGCTTTCACAGGCGCTTCCAACGTACTGGCCAAAGCCACTAAAGCCGATGCTGCGACCATCACCAACTACGTCGGCACCATGTACGGCATTTTCAAAGGTCAAGCCGACTCAATGGGCAAAGCTGAATGGGTTGAGAACCTGGCGGGCACCACCGCCTTAGCCGTGCAGATGTTCAAGACCACCGGGGCACAGATGAGTGCGGCATTCACCGGGATCGGTGCCAACGCCACCGCTGCCGGTGTCGGCCTATCTGAACAAATGGCCATCCTCGGCACACTGCAATCGACCATGAGCGGCGGCGAGGCTGGGACCAAATACAAGGCTTTCCTCTCTGGCGTCGGTAATGCGCAAGACAAGCTGGGCCTTAAGTTCACCGACAGCCAGGGCCGGCTGCTGCCAATGCTGAACATCCTGGACAAACTCAAGCTGAAATTCGGCGACACCCTTACGGTGGCCGATTCCGACGTGCTGAAAAAGGCCTTCGGCTCTGATGAGGCTGTGGGTCTTATCAAGCTGCTAATGAACGACACCGCTGGCCTGGCCAATAGCATGGATCAGTTGGGTAAGGTCAAGGGTATGGCGCAAGCCGAGACCATGGCAAAGGCCATGGTCGATCCTTGGCAACGTTTTAACAGCGCAGTCGAAGCGGTGCGAATTGCATTCGGTCAGAAGCTGTTGCCGACCCTCAACCCATTGATCGAGCGACTCGCTGAGGGAGGATCCTCACTAGTGCGCTGGACCACGCTGTTCCCCAACCTGACCCGTGTCATCGGCTTGACCGTTTTGGGTGTGGTGGTCCTGACTGCCGCAGTGTCGCTGATGACCTTTGTCTTCGGTGTTTGGCGCACGGCTGCCGTGCCGGTGCTGATGCTGTGGAAGTTGATGACCGCAGCTTCCTTGGGCAATACCAGGGCCTACATGGTCAACGCTGCCGCCATGACTTTGTCCTGGATGCGCATGGCAGTGCTGGTCATCTGGCTGCGTTCGGCCACTGCCTCGATGATGATCTGGCAAGCCGCGATCTGGCTGACCAACACGGCATTGTGGGCCAATCCGGTGACTTGGATAGTTGTCGGGATTATTGCCTTGGTCGCAGTGATCATCGCTGCCGTCTACTACTGGGATGAATGGACCGGCGCCTTGCTCAATTCCGATGCGTTTATCTGGGTGTCCGATCAGCTCACAGCGCTTTCGAGCTGGTTCGATTCCATGGGCGGATGGTCGGGCATGGCCACTGCCGCGTGGGACGGCATCGTTGCGATCTTTCACAGCTCTATCAACGAACTGATCGCCATGCTGAACAAGATACCCGGCGTCGACATCAAGGCTAAGTTCGGTGAAATGCCTGCGGGCCCTGATCTCAGCAGCCTTGAGGCCGCCAAGCGTGCGCAGCAGACCATCAGCGCCGCAATCCCTTCTCTTTCCCCTTCACGTGCGTCGGCGGTACCGCCTGGCGGGCTGCTGACGAGCATCCAGAACAGCACCACCCAGAACAACGGCAAGCAGGTTGAGACCGTGAATATCTACACCAACAAACCGATGACAACCCATGAACTGCAGGGGCTGATGGATATGGCGGGCTGA